The Polaribacter sp. HaHaR_3_91 genomic sequence TTTTTATTTCAACCTATGCTCAAAATGAAAAAGAATTTGTTCAAATTTTTAATACTCAAGGAAATTTACAATCTAAAGGATGGATTCAAAATAATGAAAAGGTAGATTTCTGGACTTTTTATCATTCAAATGGTAACATTTCAAAAAAAGGTCATTTTAATCACGATAAAAAAAATGGATATTGGTACTTTTACACCGAAAATAATATATTATTAAAAGAAGGCACTTATACGAATGATTCTGCTAATAATTGGTGGACCTTCTACA encodes the following:
- a CDS encoding toxin-antitoxin system YwqK family antitoxin; translation: MILKYALCLFFISTYAQNEKEFVQIFNTQGNLQSKGWIQNNEKVDFWTFYHSNGNISKKGHFNHDKKNGYWYFYTENNILLKEGTYTNDSANNWWTFYSNKEKKKIQFKNGVKDGYALIYKNNRLKKAEHYSANEKTGEWTSYFIFKKDNPNVNF